One Myxosarcina sp. GI1 genomic window carries:
- the guaD gene encoding guanine deaminase, protein MSSSTKVIRSSFLDFVEDPFYQSESDSIRYVLDGLLVVEDGKIQALGSYESLKERYSDAEIISYPDKLITPGLIDLHVHYPQTEMIGAYGEQLLQWLDKYTFPVEAKFKDAEYARTIAVFFLDELLRNGTTTAVVLTTIFPESVEALFTEAQSRKMRIIAGQMMMTRNAPDFLLNDASTAYGQIREQIQQWHGLDRLLYAITPRFAITSTPEELSLAGKLKAEYPNVYVHTHLAENVSEVEFTAELFPESKDYLNVYEQFGLVSDRTIFAHCIQLDDSAFTRLSESGAAIAFCPTSNLFLGSGLFKLDKSKSTTTPVKVGLATDVGAGTSLSQLRTMCDAYKVMQLQNKSLSVFQAFYLATLGAAKALSLEDKIGSFEVEKEADFVVWDLQATPIMKLRNPDGKAQNLAELAEKAFATMILGDDRAVAATYVAGELLANHSSY, encoded by the coding sequence ATGTCATCATCTACTAAAGTTATTCGTAGTTCCTTTTTAGACTTTGTTGAAGATCCTTTTTATCAATCCGAATCTGATAGCATTCGCTATGTACTAGACGGGTTATTGGTAGTAGAAGATGGCAAAATACAAGCTTTGGGAAGTTATGAAAGCTTAAAAGAACGCTATAGTGATGCTGAAATTATTAGCTATCCAGATAAATTAATTACTCCAGGCTTAATCGATCTCCACGTTCACTATCCTCAAACTGAGATGATTGGTGCCTATGGAGAACAACTGTTGCAATGGCTGGATAAATATACGTTTCCAGTCGAAGCAAAATTTAAAGATGCCGAATATGCTCGCACCATTGCCGTTTTTTTTCTCGACGAACTACTACGCAATGGAACGACAACAGCCGTAGTTTTAACTACTATCTTTCCAGAATCGGTGGAAGCTTTATTTACTGAGGCGCAAAGTCGCAAAATGCGAATTATCGCAGGACAAATGATGATGACGCGCAATGCACCCGATTTTTTACTCAATGATGCTTCAACTGCCTACGGACAGATACGGGAACAAATTCAGCAGTGGCACGGGTTAGATCGATTACTTTATGCTATTACTCCTCGCTTTGCTATTACCTCTACTCCAGAGGAGTTATCTCTAGCAGGTAAGCTAAAAGCTGAATATCCCAATGTCTACGTGCATACTCACCTGGCAGAAAATGTCAGTGAAGTGGAGTTTACTGCCGAACTTTTTCCCGAAAGTAAAGACTATTTGAATGTATACGAACAATTCGGCTTGGTTAGCGATCGCACTATTTTTGCCCACTGCATTCAATTAGATGACTCGGCTTTTACCAGACTATCTGAATCGGGTGCGGCGATCGCTTTCTGTCCGACTTCCAATCTATTTTTAGGAAGTGGTTTGTTTAAACTCGACAAGTCAAAATCAACAACAACACCAGTCAAGGTAGGATTGGCTACGGATGTCGGTGCGGGAACTAGCTTGTCGCAACTGCGAACTATGTGTGATGCTTACAAGGTGATGCAGTTGCAAAATAAGAGTTTGTCGGTATTTCAGGCTTTTTACTTAGCAACACTGGGGGCAGCTAAAGCTCTTTCTTTGGAAGATAAAATTGGCAGTTTTGAGGTTGAGAAAGAAGCCGATTTTGTAGTTTGGGATTTACAAGCCACACCTATAATGAAACTACGTAACCCCGACGGTAAAGCGCAAAATCTGGCAGAATTAGCTGAAAAAGCATTTGCCACGATGATTTTAGGGGACGATCGAGCAGTTGCAGCTACTTACGTTGCGGGGGAGCTATTAGCCAATCACAGCAGTTATTGA
- a CDS encoding NCS2 family permease codes for MSRKPSPTPTKTKSELDASSTSSSGIAGFFGFDRLETNFRTEVLAGVTTFVTMAYILAVNPDILSNAIFLQESGDLFGELVFATAISAAIATLIMGLYAKYPFALAPGMGINAYFAFSVVLGLGIDWRVALAAVFIEGLIFIVMSLSKIRSRIVAAIPDCLKHATASGIGLFIAYIALTSNSGIIVTSETTTTTLGNIAAPNTLMAIAGILITAAFVARRVKGALLIGIFATALLGWILGVAPWPQGIVGFPSFPVNIAGQAFVGLSQVFQNNIWNLLAVIFVFLFVDTFDTVGTLTGVGVKAGFVDEQGELPHAEKAFMADAVGTTAGAALGTSTVATYIESAAGVSEGGRSGLTAVVAAILFALAIFFTPLLSAIPPFATAPVLLIVGVLMAGSITEINWNDPAESIPSFLTILFIPLSFSIAEGLAVGFISYPLLKTFQGKAHETDFAVWILAAIFLLRFVFLALEIGA; via the coding sequence ATGAGTCGGAAACCTTCACCTACTCCGACTAAAACGAAATCCGAGCTAGACGCATCATCAACTAGTTCGAGTGGCATAGCTGGTTTCTTTGGCTTCGATCGCCTGGAAACGAATTTCCGCACCGAAGTTTTGGCAGGGGTTACGACATTTGTAACTATGGCTTACATTTTAGCTGTAAATCCAGATATTCTCTCCAACGCTATCTTTTTACAAGAGTCGGGAGATTTATTTGGTGAGTTGGTTTTTGCTACGGCAATTTCTGCGGCGATCGCTACCCTGATAATGGGACTCTACGCTAAGTATCCTTTTGCCCTGGCACCAGGTATGGGTATCAATGCTTACTTTGCTTTTTCGGTAGTCTTGGGCTTGGGAATAGACTGGCGTGTGGCTTTAGCGGCAGTATTTATCGAGGGACTGATTTTTATAGTCATGTCCCTATCAAAGATACGTAGTCGCATCGTCGCTGCCATACCAGACTGTCTCAAACACGCCACTGCTTCAGGTATAGGTTTATTTATTGCCTATATTGCTCTGACCAGTAATTCAGGAATTATCGTTACCAGTGAGACTACCACTACGACGTTGGGTAATATAGCCGCTCCTAATACCCTCATGGCGATCGCAGGTATTTTAATTACTGCCGCATTTGTAGCGCGAAGAGTCAAGGGTGCATTGCTAATTGGTATTTTTGCAACTGCCTTACTAGGCTGGATTTTAGGAGTTGCCCCCTGGCCTCAAGGTATTGTTGGTTTCCCCTCCTTTCCCGTCAATATTGCAGGACAGGCTTTTGTCGGGTTGAGTCAGGTATTTCAAAACAATATTTGGAACTTGCTAGCAGTAATATTTGTTTTCTTATTTGTCGATACTTTCGATACCGTAGGAACCCTGACAGGAGTTGGTGTTAAGGCTGGTTTTGTCGATGAACAAGGAGAACTACCCCATGCTGAAAAAGCATTTATGGCAGATGCGGTAGGAACCACTGCTGGTGCGGCTTTAGGCACCTCTACTGTCGCTACCTACATCGAGTCTGCGGCTGGCGTATCTGAAGGGGGACGCAGTGGTTTAACTGCTGTGGTTGCAGCAATTTTATTTGCTCTGGCAATCTTTTTTACCCCTCTACTTTCGGCTATTCCTCCTTTTGCTACCGCACCAGTATTATTAATTGTGGGAGTTTTGATGGCGGGTAGCATTACCGAAATTAACTGGAACGATCCTGCCGAATCGATACCTTCTTTTCTAACTATTTTGTTTATTCCCCTCAGTTTTTCAATCGCCGAAGGTTTAGCTGTTGGCTTTATTAGTTATCCCCTGCTTAAAACCTTTCAGGGTAAAGCTCACGAAACCGATTTTGCCGTCTGGATTTTAGCAGCAATATTTTTGCTGAGATTCGTCTTTTTGGCTTTAGAAATTGGCGCGTAA
- a CDS encoding NYN domain-containing protein, with product MKTTKFITNVIFALAGTFFISGAVTQNSSMKDLSIGTLLFTCIVKQQAIDEKLDRFTTKNEFANWQNNVYEKIDNTSRSLENTKNELDNKYQELEGRVGTSDSYTAAIENFSKRSQQIETKLEKHFKAIDKNKQQLKAQEKQQTNMRSQLDRQEHRVKKLEKDNVKKQKSNNKSYSSSKSQKITKILIDEQPTTHAYFDGNNFKCSTHNTKINYRALKAYLMPSNGKIKLNFYDGVCPQSKNIELHSHLRNLNYRVTCLPRVPRPEGAFKTVGDDLQICIDILKEVKPGDRLILISGDGDFYPLIEEIKQRDVEVTVIASRDSVSNRLQLLADRFVDLDAVRNSISRNTDLDAA from the coding sequence ATGAAAACTACTAAATTTATTACTAACGTTATCTTTGCCCTTGCTGGAACATTCTTTATTTCAGGTGCAGTTACTCAAAATTCATCAATGAAAGATTTGAGCATTGGTACACTGCTTTTTACTTGCATAGTCAAACAACAGGCAATAGATGAAAAACTCGATCGCTTTACTACAAAAAATGAGTTCGCCAATTGGCAAAACAATGTATATGAAAAAATTGACAACACATCGCGATCGCTTGAGAATACTAAAAATGAACTTGATAACAAATATCAAGAACTTGAAGGTCGCGTCGGTACATCAGATAGCTATACGGCAGCAATAGAAAATTTTTCCAAGCGATCGCAGCAAATTGAAACTAAACTAGAAAAACACTTCAAAGCGATCGATAAAAATAAGCAGCAGCTTAAAGCGCAAGAAAAACAGCAAACTAATATGCGATCGCAGTTAGATAGACAAGAGCATCGAGTAAAAAAGCTCGAAAAAGACAATGTAAAAAAGCAAAAATCAAACAATAAATCTTATTCTTCATCTAAGTCTCAAAAAATAACCAAAATTTTAATTGACGAACAGCCAACTACTCATGCTTACTTTGATGGCAACAATTTTAAATGCTCTACCCATAACACAAAAATAAACTATAGAGCTTTAAAAGCATATTTGATGCCATCCAACGGCAAAATCAAACTCAATTTTTATGATGGCGTTTGTCCCCAAAGTAAAAACATCGAACTGCATTCTCACTTACGAAATCTAAATTATCGAGTTACTTGTTTGCCTAGAGTCCCTCGTCCAGAAGGTGCCTTTAAAACCGTTGGTGACGATCTCCAAATCTGTATCGATATTTTAAAAGAAGTCAAACCAGGCGATCGCCTTATTTTAATCAGTGGCGACGGTGACTTTTATCCTCTCATCGAAGAAATCAAGCAACGTGATGTGGAGGTAACAGTTATTGCTTCGCGAGACTCTGTCAGTAATAGATTGCAGCTTTTAGCAGATCGATTTGTCGATCTCGATGCAGTTAGAAACTCGATCTCTCGTAATACAGATTTAGACGCTGCCTAA
- a CDS encoding YafY family protein has protein sequence MNLSPKINRYDSPQSLERLLLLITTLIKYPGIGCADPDRTLNGKHHNALELVRDKLREIAASLQIELPDNYPAIPTIRKDLELLKDYEILDRRMYRWGYYLGTGVMNKRELKAAFNALESQAIYQGDPELRKIYHTLKRRMKGFEFGDRQDFFYPVRQHLNRAINYTDPQEMMKKGKYQHTLFHQIETLENAIIKGQAIELFRDRDPYQQEQLGFVSVYPLQLIYYDIAWYLIYEDYRDCTLSVERIDRFKDHLKIITSEGRNVSEQKTSLDNAHKLLKNGWGLYLGNAEEQQRELQGKLDLLDFKVRFYPPVNRFIAEGELRHPRQSIKKHKEEYLDYSVKLPPRSLKEFGIWVNKYLDCAMVLSPPKLVEEHRNKALALAKRYGF, from the coding sequence ATGAACCTCTCTCCAAAAATAAACCGCTATGATAGTCCACAGTCTTTAGAAAGATTGTTACTGCTAATTACTACTTTGATTAAATATCCTGGTATTGGTTGTGCCGACCCAGATCGTACTCTTAACGGCAAACATCACAACGCTTTAGAGTTGGTTCGAGACAAACTAAGAGAAATAGCTGCATCGCTACAAATTGAGCTACCAGATAATTATCCTGCAATACCGACTATTCGCAAAGATTTAGAATTACTTAAAGACTATGAAATTTTAGATCGTAGAATGTATCGCTGGGGTTATTACTTGGGTACGGGAGTAATGAATAAGCGAGAACTAAAAGCGGCTTTTAACGCTCTAGAGTCTCAGGCAATATATCAGGGAGATCCCGAACTGAGGAAAATTTATCACACACTTAAGCGCAGAATGAAAGGGTTTGAGTTTGGCGATCGCCAAGACTTTTTTTATCCCGTCAGACAACACCTCAACCGCGCCATCAACTATACCGATCCTCAAGAAATGATGAAAAAGGGAAAATATCAACACACCTTATTTCATCAAATAGAAACACTCGAAAATGCCATTATCAAAGGACAGGCGATCGAGCTTTTTCGCGATCGCGATCCCTATCAGCAAGAGCAACTTGGATTTGTCTCTGTCTACCCTTTACAGCTAATTTATTACGATATTGCCTGGTATTTAATTTATGAAGACTATCGCGATTGCACTTTATCGGTAGAAAGAATCGATCGCTTTAAAGACCATCTCAAGATTATTACCTCTGAAGGTAGAAACGTTAGCGAACAAAAAACCAGTCTCGACAATGCTCACAAGCTTCTAAAAAATGGTTGGGGATTATATTTGGGCAATGCCGAGGAGCAACAACGAGAATTACAGGGAAAACTAGATTTACTCGATTTTAAAGTACGTTTCTATCCTCCCGTAAACAGATTTATAGCGGAAGGTGAGCTACGACATCCACGACAGAGTATAAAAAAACACAAGGAAGAATATCTAGATTATTCAGTCAAATTACCACCGCGATCGCTCAAAGAGTTCGGCATTTGGGTCAATAAATATCTCGACTGCGCTATGGTCTTATCTCCTCCCAAACTAGTTGAAGAACATCGTAATAAGGCTTTAGCTTTAGCAAAAAGATATGGTTTTTAA
- the csx18 gene encoding CRISPR-associated protein Csx18, translating to MYISTRAAVVRNLATAITNGAITLTLLLIAPLGLAAVVGNTFFVTVASFFVGVFADMVVSWLSISPSRQNRFSAPHFDNDLSHTQRSSEIQKRIY from the coding sequence ATGTATATATCAACTCGTGCTGCCGTAGTAAGAAATTTGGCGACTGCTATTACCAACGGAGCGATTACTCTAACTTTATTATTAATTGCACCTTTAGGTTTAGCTGCGGTAGTCGGCAACACTTTTTTTGTAACTGTAGCTAGCTTTTTTGTCGGTGTTTTTGCCGATATGGTTGTCTCTTGGCTGTCGATATCTCCGTCACGCCAAAATAGATTTTCTGCACCTCACTTTGATAACGATTTAAGCCATACACAACGTTCCTCTGAGATACAAAAAAGAATTTATTGA
- a CDS encoding nucleoside hydrolase, translated as MTITNYAEPTPLIIDDDGSQDGMTAVAYMLANPQFDVKAITIAQGIARPEIFEDNLLKMLKRLDDLEVPVGVGRSTPLEGNNQFPNFIRDGADTFWSPYVSLPEETPDVATEDAVDLIIDTIQNSPEPVAILATGTLTNIAEALRREPSIIDNIEIVQIMGGAVFTEGNLPVLPEPPYSTNTDAEFNTWVDPVAAQEVFDAGEKGLKIQLTPLDATNQIEFDLQDYQAWLDTGTPESTIAAEFLNYALEVIQSGNDPNPVWDLVAAINLSEPKFSPETPLHLDIDTESAPGDTQGETIAVPDLPPNTLVSLDPSFDNLSFTADEVFSYLEELPTVDESIETVFGSVGDDLIDSSELNSDFDGNNDILFAGSGDDLIDASLAFGHNRIYAGGGDDILLAGSNNRLIGNLGKDTFFIGTGSNNLVTGGVGADQFWILSEEGSFPTKPNVITDFKSSEGDVIGFANTSLDFDTLKFVADGNNTIIRAFNTDLAVLANVEATQISESDIVFA; from the coding sequence ATGACAATTACCAATTATGCCGAGCCAACTCCTCTAATTATCGACGATGATGGTAGCCAAGATGGAATGACCGCAGTAGCATATATGCTGGCGAATCCTCAATTTGATGTCAAAGCTATTACCATCGCTCAAGGAATTGCTCGTCCCGAAATTTTTGAAGATAACCTACTAAAAATGCTGAAGCGTTTGGACGATCTAGAAGTTCCCGTTGGCGTAGGGCGATCGACTCCATTAGAAGGTAATAATCAATTTCCCAACTTTATCCGCGATGGTGCCGACACTTTTTGGTCGCCGTATGTTTCTTTACCAGAGGAAACACCAGACGTTGCTACAGAAGATGCGGTAGATTTAATTATCGATACCATTCAAAATTCCCCCGAACCAGTGGCGATTTTAGCAACTGGTACTCTGACTAATATAGCTGAAGCTTTGCGCCGCGAGCCGAGTATAATTGACAATATTGAAATAGTTCAAATCATGGGTGGGGCTGTATTTACCGAGGGAAATTTGCCCGTACTGCCAGAGCCGCCTTATTCTACCAATACTGATGCCGAGTTTAACACTTGGGTCGATCCTGTAGCCGCCCAAGAAGTATTTGACGCTGGAGAAAAGGGATTAAAAATACAGCTTACTCCCCTCGATGCGACCAACCAAATTGAATTCGATCTCCAAGATTACCAAGCCTGGTTAGACACGGGTACTCCTGAAAGTACTATTGCTGCGGAGTTTTTAAATTATGCCCTGGAAGTCATCCAAAGCGGTAACGATCCTAACCCCGTTTGGGATTTAGTTGCTGCAATTAACCTCAGCGAACCCAAGTTCTCACCCGAAACTCCTTTACACCTTGATATCGATACCGAATCTGCCCCAGGGGATACCCAAGGTGAAACCATAGCCGTTCCCGATTTACCGCCTAATACTCTGGTATCTTTAGATCCTAGCTTTGACAACCTTAGCTTTACTGCGGATGAAGTATTTTCCTATTTAGAAGAGCTTCCTACAGTAGACGAATCAATTGAAACGGTTTTTGGCAGCGTTGGCGATGACTTAATTGATTCAAGCGAACTAAATAGCGATTTTGATGGCAATAACGATATTTTGTTTGCAGGTAGCGGTGACGACTTAATCGATGCCTCTCTAGCTTTTGGGCACAACCGTATTTATGCAGGGGGTGGCGACGATATTTTATTAGCTGGTAGTAATAATCGTCTTATTGGCAATTTGGGAAAAGATACATTTTTTATCGGTACGGGAAGCAATAATTTAGTTACTGGTGGAGTAGGTGCCGACCAATTTTGGATTCTTTCTGAGGAAGGTAGCTTTCCGACTAAGCCAAACGTGATTACAGATTTTAAGAGTTCCGAGGGAGATGTAATTGGTTTTGCCAATACCAGCCTCGACTTCGATACTTTAAAATTTGTCGCCGATGGCAACAACACTATTATTCGTGCTTTTAATACAGATTTAGCCGTACTTGCTAATGTGGAAGCGACTCAAATTAGTGAGTCTGACATAGTTTTTGCTTGA
- the cas1 gene encoding CRISPR-associated endonuclease Cas1 produces the protein MRKSLYISQQGCYVYLNKETLIVKRKQNILQEIQIPLIEQILVFGNSQVTTQAIKACIRQDIPIVYLSRMGYCYGRILPLARGYRQLSRYQQQLSFAERLAVAREIVIGKLKNKNSRVWLQRQQRKRESATVAQTILNLEYLISKAGRVESLERLIGCEGAAAANYFSAYGETITNSDFVFVARRRRPPGNPVNAMLSFGYQVLWNHLLAIIELQQLDPYQACLHRASDRHAALASDLIEEFRAPIVDSLVLYLVNRRIMKVEDDFTYHDGGCYLNNSGRKKYLKAFIQRMEEEVQTNLGENQPRWHILMQQVRLYKQFVYQPTQLYRPYSIR, from the coding sequence TTGAGGAAAAGTCTCTATATTTCCCAACAAGGCTGTTACGTTTATCTAAATAAAGAGACTTTGATAGTTAAGCGCAAGCAGAATATTTTGCAGGAGATCCAGATACCGTTAATCGAACAGATATTAGTTTTTGGCAACTCGCAAGTAACTACACAAGCAATTAAAGCTTGTATTCGGCAAGATATTCCGATTGTCTATCTCTCTCGTATGGGTTATTGTTACGGGCGAATTTTACCTTTAGCCAGAGGATACCGCCAGCTATCTCGCTATCAACAACAGCTATCATTTGCTGAAAGATTGGCAGTAGCCAGAGAAATAGTCATTGGTAAGCTTAAAAATAAAAATAGTCGTGTTTGGCTACAAAGACAGCAACGAAAACGAGAATCGGCAACTGTAGCCCAAACTATACTGAACTTAGAATATCTGATTTCTAAAGCAGGTCGTGTAGAAAGTCTCGAACGACTTATTGGTTGTGAGGGTGCAGCAGCAGCTAATTATTTTTCTGCTTATGGCGAAACTATTACAAATTCTGATTTTGTGTTTGTCGCCCGTCGCCGTCGCCCCCCTGGAAATCCCGTCAATGCGATGTTGAGTTTTGGCTATCAGGTGTTGTGGAATCATCTTTTAGCCATCATTGAACTACAGCAACTCGATCCCTATCAGGCTTGTTTGCATCGGGCAAGCGATCGCCACGCTGCTTTAGCTTCAGATTTAATCGAAGAGTTTCGCGCCCCAATTGTCGATTCTTTAGTTTTGTACTTAGTTAATCGTAGAATAATGAAAGTTGAAGATGACTTTACCTATCATGATGGCGGTTGCTATCTCAACAATTCTGGACGCAAGAAATATCTAAAAGCTTTTATTCAGCGTATGGAAGAAGAAGTACAAACCAATTTGGGTGAAAATCAACCTCGATGGCATATTTTGATGCAGCAGGTGAGGTTATACAAGCAGTTTGTCTATCAACCAACGCAGCTTTATCGTCCTTATTCGATTAGGTAG
- a CDS encoding SH3 domain-containing protein, translating into MKITKVLNLKQVCIGLLAGVAAIAVGLGNFSSALAADAYNYQNNQELNQSATLTASNSDRPINFYPQPDLRKPPLGKAQTGDRVTVLQQISGNRGKQWDYVKFENEKQSEGWIQQDFIAIQTQQTSQQEQKPDRQSQSQSATAYSQQEDYPDSQQSNKYQTNQKQAYSQEKQEHQKSQSYGRNQ; encoded by the coding sequence AGTCTGCATCGGTCTTTTAGCTGGTGTTGCTGCGATCGCAGTTGGTTTGGGTAATTTTTCTTCGGCTTTAGCTGCCGATGCCTACAATTATCAAAATAATCAAGAATTAAATCAATCGGCTACTCTAACTGCTTCCAATAGCGATCGCCCAATTAATTTTTATCCCCAACCAGATTTACGCAAGCCACCTTTAGGCAAAGCACAAACGGGCGATCGCGTCACTGTCTTGCAACAGATAAGCGGGAATCGGGGCAAACAATGGGATTATGTCAAATTTGAGAACGAAAAACAGTCAGAGGGTTGGATACAACAAGATTTTATTGCCATTCAAACTCAACAGACTTCCCAACAAGAGCAAAAACCCGATCGACAAAGCCAAAGTCAATCGGCTACTGCATATTCTCAACAAGAAGATTATCCAGATTCTCAGCAGTCAAACAAATATCAAACCAATCAAAAGCAAGCTTATTCCCAAGAAAAACAGGAACATCAAAAATCTCAAAGCTATGGGCGAAATCAATAA
- a CDS encoding DUF6717 family protein → MNNSLMVIFPYRLHDTWVFDDSAVGLQQEPFVNGIPEIIDLLVENKNIANAEQGFKLIFSQTPFPGCDLELDWRSEEYGGNWYYCQQYDREGWLCPALFKYFDRAPQKIYCQAEAVK, encoded by the coding sequence ATGAACAATTCCTTAATGGTAATCTTTCCCTATAGATTGCATGACACCTGGGTTTTTGATGACTCGGCAGTAGGTTTACAGCAAGAACCCTTTGTTAACGGTATACCAGAAATTATCGATCTTTTAGTTGAAAACAAAAATATTGCCAATGCCGAACAAGGCTTTAAACTAATATTTTCTCAAACTCCCTTTCCTGGCTGCGACTTAGAATTAGATTGGCGGTCAGAAGAATACGGTGGCAACTGGTATTACTGCCAACAATACGATCGCGAAGGTTGGTTGTGTCCTGCTTTGTTTAAATACTTCGATCGCGCCCCGCAAAAAATTTACTGTCAGGCAGAAGCGGTTAAATAA